From Candidatus Brocadia sp., one genomic window encodes:
- the rny gene encoding ribonuclease Y, translating to MQLFQLLACILSPLCLAIGYFICILVYKKRQAASEKKIKHLLEESQQAAEKIKKEAELAAKAELYQRREAFEKETQETKMELRLHEKRLSKREDNLERKMELLTKKERYIDTLSANFAIKEKKLDEKRLELEKLIEEENKALQKISNLSREEAEKLLLSRLEKELDIKCSELISKKIVEAKENAEQTAVSLISTAIQRCAAAQTAENIVSSIELPNNEMKGRIIGREGRNIRAFEKATGIDVIVDDTPGVIVLSGFDSVRREIARQSMEKLILDGRIHPAHIEEIVKETEKEVEQVIQETGKQTCFELGIHNIHPELIKLVGRLKYRTSYGQNQLQHSIEVANLMGIIAGELKLDVPLAKRCGLLHDIGKAIGPEMEGTHAIAGADLAKRYDERPEVVNAIAGHHEETPVESVYTVLASAADAISAGRPGARRETLEKYIKRLEKLESIATSFNGVESAYAIQAGREVRVMVCPDKTNDKAASKLCYDIAKEIEGQLEYPGEVVVTVIRETRFVERAK from the coding sequence ATGCAACTATTTCAACTATTGGCATGCATCCTTTCCCCTCTATGCCTTGCCATTGGATACTTTATTTGTATTCTCGTATACAAAAAGAGGCAAGCTGCCAGCGAAAAGAAGATAAAGCATCTTCTTGAAGAATCACAACAAGCGGCTGAAAAAATTAAGAAGGAAGCTGAACTGGCAGCGAAAGCAGAACTGTACCAACGCAGAGAGGCTTTTGAAAAAGAAACCCAGGAAACAAAGATGGAGTTAAGGTTACATGAAAAGAGGTTGAGCAAAAGAGAAGATAACCTGGAACGCAAAATGGAGTTATTAACAAAAAAGGAAAGGTATATTGACACGCTTTCTGCCAATTTTGCCATAAAAGAAAAAAAATTAGACGAAAAGAGATTAGAACTTGAAAAGTTAATAGAAGAAGAAAATAAAGCCCTCCAGAAAATCTCTAATTTATCCAGAGAAGAGGCTGAAAAACTTTTATTAAGTCGGCTGGAAAAAGAGCTTGACATCAAATGCTCTGAACTGATTTCAAAAAAAATAGTGGAAGCAAAGGAAAATGCAGAACAAACTGCTGTATCATTAATAAGCACCGCTATTCAACGGTGCGCAGCAGCTCAAACAGCTGAAAATATCGTAAGTTCAATTGAACTCCCCAACAATGAAATGAAAGGGCGTATCATCGGCCGCGAAGGAAGGAACATCCGCGCCTTTGAGAAGGCAACCGGAATTGACGTTATTGTGGATGATACCCCTGGCGTAATCGTCCTTTCTGGATTTGATAGTGTCCGCCGCGAAATAGCACGGCAATCGATGGAGAAACTGATCCTTGACGGAAGAATTCATCCGGCACATATCGAAGAAATTGTGAAAGAAACGGAAAAGGAAGTAGAACAGGTTATTCAGGAAACTGGAAAGCAAACGTGTTTTGAATTAGGGATTCATAATATTCATCCGGAATTGATAAAACTTGTTGGAAGGCTTAAGTATAGAACGAGTTATGGACAAAATCAACTGCAGCATTCTATCGAAGTTGCAAACCTCATGGGTATCATTGCAGGCGAATTAAAACTGGATGTCCCATTGGCAAAAAGATGCGGCCTTTTGCATGACATTGGTAAGGCTATAGGCCCTGAAATGGAAGGCACTCATGCCATCGCAGGCGCTGATCTTGCAAAGCGTTATGATGAAAGACCTGAAGTGGTAAACGCAATTGCCGGCCATCATGAAGAAACACCGGTGGAATCTGTTTATACTGTGTTGGCAAGTGCGGCTGATGCTATCTCTGCGGGAAGACCAGGTGCAAGGAGAGAAACGTTGGAAAAGTATATTAAACGACTGGAGAAACTGGAAAGTATTGCAACTTCTTTCAACGGTGTAGAAAGCGCCTATGCCATTCAGGCAGGAAGGGAAGTACGTGTGATGGTATGTCCGGATAAGACAAATGACAAGGCCGCTTCCAAGTTGTGTTATGATATTGCCAAAGAAATCGAAGGACAATTGGAATACCCGGGGGAGGTCGTTGTTACCGTAATTCGGGAAACACGTTTTGTTGAACGTGCAAAGTAG
- a CDS encoding biotin/lipoyl-binding protein has translation MRVEVELPEVEGNNGDEATVSFWYVEEDEEVEEGEDLVEMITEKTTFNVTAPVSGRLLEILAQEGDVVKVGDIMAILETEEEEEEEEEEEEEEDEEEEEEED, from the coding sequence ATGAGAGTCGAAGTAGAATTACCAGAAGTGGAAGGAAATAATGGCGACGAAGCGACAGTCTCTTTTTGGTATGTAGAAGAAGATGAAGAGGTTGAAGAGGGTGAAGACCTTGTCGAGATGATCACCGAGAAGACAACTTTTAATGTTACAGCTCCTGTGTCCGGCAGATTGTTAGAGATACTTGCGCAGGAAGGTGACGTAGTGAAAGTAGGTGATATTATGGCAATACTCGAAACTGAAGAGGAGGAAGAAGAGGAAGAGGAAGAAGAGGAAGAGGAGGATGAGGAGGAAGAGGAAGAAGAGGATTAG
- the holB gene encoding DNA polymerase III subunit delta' codes for MSFKIISCQDRVVKLFQNAILNDRLAHAYIFAGQEGIGKTLFSKELAKTIFCQHPGVDACDTCNSCKRITSDNFSDLFFILPEKNSRVIKIEQLQYLQDVLSVKPLESKYKIAIIQSADKMNEEASNCLLKTLEEPPSYAIIILIVTSLESVRETIRSRCQIVRFSPLSATVVKDILINRFQLDNKQAERLAVVSNGSVERATLLSGTHALEKKNWLVDRILTLEMNDNLTFSKELFEEWHIQDLEVLEEKRTYVKELILSFLLYYRDLLICKTEGSELPIYYIDWRDALISKSKSFSEDVLFRIIHVIKTSLEHLDRNANITLLLENMITKILHLQFGYRIPSLQ; via the coding sequence ATGTCTTTTAAAATCATCTCTTGCCAGGACCGTGTTGTGAAGTTATTTCAAAACGCTATTCTCAATGACCGTCTGGCACACGCTTATATCTTCGCTGGCCAGGAAGGCATCGGTAAAACATTATTTTCCAAAGAATTAGCAAAGACGATTTTTTGTCAACATCCTGGTGTGGATGCGTGCGATACCTGCAATTCTTGTAAAAGAATCACCAGTGATAATTTTTCTGACCTTTTTTTCATACTCCCTGAGAAAAACAGTCGGGTGATTAAAATTGAACAATTACAATACCTCCAGGACGTCCTGAGTGTCAAACCTCTGGAATCAAAGTATAAAATAGCAATTATACAATCAGCGGACAAGATGAACGAGGAGGCATCTAACTGTTTATTGAAAACTTTGGAAGAGCCTCCTTCCTATGCTATTATTATATTAATCGTAACCTCTTTAGAATCAGTCAGGGAAACGATCCGGTCGAGGTGTCAAATAGTCCGGTTTTCTCCGTTATCAGCAACCGTGGTAAAAGACATCCTCATAAATCGGTTTCAACTGGATAATAAACAAGCAGAACGATTAGCAGTCGTATCCAATGGCAGTGTTGAGAGGGCTACATTACTTTCCGGTACACATGCCCTTGAAAAGAAGAATTGGCTTGTTGACCGGATTTTGACATTAGAAATGAATGATAATTTAACTTTTTCAAAAGAATTATTCGAGGAATGGCATATCCAGGATCTGGAAGTATTAGAGGAAAAACGAACGTACGTAAAAGAACTGATACTTTCATTTCTTTTGTATTACCGGGACTTGCTTATTTGTAAGACAGAGGGAAGCGAGTTACCTATTTATTATATTGATTGGAGAGATGCATTAATCTCGAAAAGCAAATCATTCTCTGAAGATGTGCTGTTCCGCATTATACACGTGATCAAGACATCCCTGGAACATCTTGACCGTAATGCTAATATTACTTTATTACTGGAAAATATGATAACGAAGATACTCCATCTTCAATTTGGTTACAGAATACCATCTTTACAATAA